In a single window of the Pyxidicoccus xibeiensis genome:
- a CDS encoding HYR domain-containing protein has protein sequence MAGTARLADLYPGTEGSWPHGFTLHGNALYFAAHDAQAGNELWKTDGTAQGTTRVADVAPGTASPFDSLEQVAFISAPGALYFLADDGTHGVELWKTDGTPQGTVRLSNNTSTRHGFRELLGTWSQGALLFWSTDDELWRSTGTASGTGRLATLAKYLRSGVPQWRGAGVDLGGALFFTGTDGEFERLWRSDGTSGGTTAVGGDTTVLYTPTSYTRLGERLLFAAFDAGARALWSVDATGQALQRLASVDFVEEPYRTPVAAGGRVFFTQWNFDGDSLSMTDGTPGGTRLVKAFPPQFPEVHPRLLTAVGSRVFFARTAGWNRDELWMSDGTEAGTVRVKELYDATQPVTLHHMVAVNGRLYFWLSLPGTSPARKELWTSDGTEAGTRAVGPVASPSWKVPSLSNTAVVGGTLFFTVESEDGPPELWKCEGTTMVKIRTFGASATTPPPLRLTPFGSGLLFWADDGATGYQPWRTDGTEAGTVKVKDVRADGATAMGLTGFLRLGAKGPFVFAASDGASGLELWRTNGTAEGTVRVADIAPGVASSSPAWLVSSGQRIFFPAWHPTSGMELWAMSWTEEDAEPPTVTCPEAQVAEATSGAGAAVTYPPATATDGDGSPTVTYSHASGSGFALGATEVRATATDGAGNVATCRFTVTVRDTVAPALECLPAQSAVAESEAGVAVTWPEVQATDAVSTPTVTYAPERGSVFTPGTTEVEVTATDASGNRRTCTFEVRVTVGAEGGSDAGTPDGGSTDAGTSPPPPPEESSGCGCTQSGGAATWLLGLALLGLLSTQRAGPRGSAARAGRPVGGAHPRVSGWADAGRSSASGALREA, from the coding sequence GTGGCGGGCACCGCGCGCCTGGCCGACCTCTACCCGGGCACCGAGGGCTCCTGGCCCCATGGCTTCACGCTCCATGGCAACGCGCTCTACTTCGCGGCACATGACGCCCAGGCCGGCAACGAGCTGTGGAAGACGGATGGCACGGCACAGGGCACCACCCGCGTCGCGGATGTGGCCCCGGGGACGGCCTCGCCGTTCGACTCGCTGGAGCAGGTGGCGTTCATCTCCGCTCCCGGTGCGCTCTACTTCCTGGCCGATGACGGCACCCACGGAGTCGAGCTGTGGAAGACGGATGGCACGCCCCAGGGCACGGTGCGGCTGTCGAACAACACGTCCACCCGGCACGGCTTCCGCGAGCTGCTGGGCACCTGGTCACAGGGGGCGCTGCTCTTCTGGTCGACCGACGACGAGCTCTGGCGGAGCACGGGCACGGCCTCCGGGACGGGCCGGCTCGCCACGCTCGCGAAGTACCTCCGGAGCGGCGTCCCGCAGTGGCGTGGCGCGGGCGTGGACCTGGGCGGGGCGCTCTTCTTTACCGGGACGGACGGGGAGTTCGAGCGCCTGTGGCGGAGTGACGGCACCTCCGGCGGGACGACCGCCGTGGGCGGGGACACCACGGTCCTCTACACCCCCACGTCGTACACCCGGCTGGGCGAGCGGCTGCTCTTCGCGGCCTTTGACGCCGGGGCGCGGGCCCTGTGGAGCGTGGACGCGACGGGACAGGCGCTCCAGAGGCTGGCGTCCGTGGACTTCGTCGAAGAGCCGTATCGGACGCCCGTGGCGGCGGGTGGACGGGTCTTCTTCACGCAGTGGAACTTCGACGGCGACAGCCTGTCGATGACCGATGGGACGCCCGGGGGAACCCGGCTCGTCAAGGCCTTTCCCCCGCAGTTCCCCGAGGTGCATCCCCGGCTGCTGACCGCGGTGGGCTCGCGGGTCTTCTTCGCCCGCACCGCCGGCTGGAACCGCGACGAGCTGTGGATGAGCGATGGCACCGAGGCGGGCACGGTGCGGGTGAAGGAGCTGTATGACGCCACGCAGCCCGTCACCCTCCACCACATGGTGGCCGTGAACGGCCGGCTCTACTTCTGGCTCTCCCTGCCGGGGACGAGCCCGGCAAGGAAGGAGCTGTGGACGAGTGATGGAACGGAGGCGGGCACGCGCGCCGTGGGGCCGGTGGCCTCTCCGAGCTGGAAGGTGCCGAGCCTGTCGAACACGGCCGTGGTGGGTGGGACGCTCTTCTTCACCGTCGAGTCGGAGGACGGTCCGCCCGAGCTCTGGAAGTGCGAAGGCACGACGATGGTGAAGATCCGGACGTTCGGCGCGTCCGCGACGACGCCTCCGCCGCTCCGCCTCACGCCCTTCGGGAGCGGGCTGCTGTTCTGGGCGGATGACGGCGCGACGGGCTACCAGCCCTGGCGCACGGACGGCACCGAGGCGGGCACGGTGAAGGTGAAGGACGTCCGGGCCGATGGCGCCACGGCGATGGGGCTCACGGGCTTCCTCCGGCTGGGAGCGAAGGGGCCGTTCGTGTTCGCCGCGTCGGATGGGGCCTCGGGCCTGGAGCTGTGGAGGACGAACGGCACGGCGGAGGGCACGGTGCGTGTGGCGGATATCGCCCCGGGAGTGGCCTCGTCGTCGCCGGCCTGGCTGGTGAGCTCCGGGCAGCGCATCTTCTTCCCGGCCTGGCACCCCACGTCGGGCATGGAGCTGTGGGCCATGAGCTGGACGGAGGAGGACGCCGAGCCTCCGACGGTGACGTGCCCGGAGGCGCAGGTGGCGGAGGCGACGAGCGGTGCGGGCGCTGCCGTGACGTATCCGCCGGCCACGGCCACGGATGGGGACGGGAGCCCCACGGTGACGTACAGCCATGCGTCGGGCAGCGGCTTCGCGCTGGGGGCCACCGAGGTGCGCGCCACCGCGACGGACGGAGCGGGCAACGTGGCGACGTGTAGGTTCACCGTCACGGTGCGGGACACGGTGGCACCGGCCCTGGAGTGCCTGCCCGCGCAGTCCGCGGTGGCCGAGTCGGAGGCGGGCGTCGCGGTGACGTGGCCAGAGGTGCAGGCCACGGATGCGGTGTCCACGCCGACGGTGACGTATGCGCCCGAGCGCGGGAGCGTCTTCACCCCGGGCACCACCGAGGTGGAGGTGACGGCCACGGACGCGAGCGGCAACCGCCGGACCTGCACCTTCGAGGTGCGGGTGACGGTGGGCGCGGAGGGAGGCTCGGACGCGGGGACGCCGGACGGTGGCAGCACGGACGCCGGGACGAGCCCGCCGCCGCCGCCCGAGGAGTCGAGCGGCTGCGGCTGCACGCAGTCTGGCGGCGCCGCGACGTGGCTGCTCGGGCTCGCGCTGCTGGGGCTGCTGTCCACGCAGCGGGCAGGGCCGCGCGGTTCAGCGGCCCGCGCCGGTAGGCCGGTGGGAGGTGCTCACCCTCGCGTCAGCGGGTGGGCGGATGCCGGCAGGTCGTCGGCGTCAGGGGCGCTTCGCGAAGCCTGA